The Anopheles coluzzii chromosome 2, AcolN3, whole genome shotgun sequence genome window below encodes:
- the LOC120947807 gene encoding insulin-like growth factor-binding protein complex acid labile subunit yields MYFTFRYLKLLGLLTLFVVAIASEFQEVTTPTSTSSEEETNAGVIFSNATTLIIEDGALESIDPALFESYPNLTHLQLSPRVHSIQPNAFASLKALTNLNLDNNLFATVPREALSALSTLKTLSIANNLLESLDDGDVFLSLARLQSLSLDSNLIHQLHPQSFARLAELKLLNVSWNRLTAFESIILPPENQLQVLDLSYNYVNLLNVSTFHRLPALRELSLAGNQFESLHPNTFATLRHLSRLDLSDNFFQSLPPRLFTSNRKLAELNLAANLLDTLPGDLFAGLKHLTALNLRNNRLTELPATIFREQPPFAQLALEGNRIERFPSDWLQASADLLLQNNRLAGLRKFAPSANGTVVRRLFLYGNEIATVEQDVFRAVPKLETLYLDYNRIDELSPMVFHTNHELQHVTLSHNRLAVLRTNTFAGLARLHSVDLSYNRLAAIEESVFHGSPVEYLNLNGNRLRTLDEWSFSGTRLLYLYVDSNAIDAVQVGGTGGRREEGVLEGLVELSVASNRLDRWQELCARNFSRLSALNLANNSLPSLEQASGCLGERTNLDPLTVNVGLNKVSLIPEFAGPVRSLDLSGNSVEDLEGGHRFERYQQTEVLLLRNTSLRALNSGNFAFLPHLTELAVSSKFLETIEEDTLLGLKLQRLELTDSPLKTLPSHLLKAQRNLSYLSLANNELTVLFSTFFTDCVRLEVMDLSGNALSTADKAWFEPLEHLKSINLEANRITQLPADLLSPDTHALELLSFAGNALHTVSDAAFLADVPIKALNLSNNRLEEVTLLARNEFITQLDVSGNRLKRLLLRPNYRTLVANANQISSLEWDRHYHAKSCQLELLYLADNLLEQLDQRVFQLATMVALDVSENRLDAFPFDQLHRLKRLTVLNVSRNNIRTLPVMAAGERFKLDWLDLSENPLEQAELEHFLGSCVVNDLVVNVA; encoded by the coding sequence atgtattttacttTTAGGTATCTCAAGCTTCTCGGTCTGCTTACATTGTTTGTGGTTGCAATAGCCAGTGAGTTTCAAGAAGTGACCACACCTACCAGCACCTCCAGCGAGGAAGAAACCAACGCTGGCGTAATATTCTCAAACGCCACCACACTTATCATCGAAGATGGCGCGCTGGAATCGATCGATCCGGCACTTTTTGAGTCCTACCCTAACCTTACGCACCTTCAACTGAGTCCCCGTGTACACAGCATCCAACCCAACGCATTTGCTTCCCTAAAAGCACTCACCAATCTCAACCTGGACAACAACCTGTTCGCTACCGTACCGCGAGAAGCACTCTCCGCCCTAAGCACGCTTAAAACCCTTTCAATCGCCAACAACCTGCTCGAATCGctcgatgatggtgatgtgtTTTTAAGCCTAGCCCGTCTGCAAAGCCTATCACTCGACAGCAACCTCATCCACCAGCTACACCCCCAGTCGTTCGCTCGCCTGGCAGAGCTTAAACTACTCAACGTGAGCTGGAATCGGCTCACAGCATTCGAAAGCATAATCCTGCCCCCGGAAAACCAACTCCAAGTGCTCGATTTAAGCTACAATTATGTGAACCTGCTTAACGTGTCCACCTTCCACCGGTTGCCCGCTCTCAGGGAGCTATCCCTCGCCGGCAATCAGTTCGAATCGCTGCACCCGAACACATTCGCTACACTGCGCCACCTAAGCCGGCTCGATTTGAGTGATAATTTTTTCCAATCACTTCCACCGAGGCTTTTCACCTCGAACCGGAAGCTGGCCGAGCTGAATCTGGCTGCCAACCTGCTCGACACGCTGCCGGGCGACCTGTTCGCTGGGCTGAAGCATCTTACAGCGCTAAACTTACGCAACAATCGGCTTACCGAGCTGCCGGCAACCATCTTCCGCGAGCAGCCACCGTTCGCGCAGCTCGCCCTCGAAGGCAATCGCATTGAGCGCTTCCCGTCCGACTGGTTGCAAGCGTCCGCCGACCTGCTGTTGCAAAACAACCGGCTCGCTGGGCTGCGGAAGTTTGCGCCGTCCGCGAACGGGACGGTTGTGCGGCGCCTGTTTCTGTATGGTAATGAGATTGCCACCGTCGAGCAGGATGTGTTCCGGGCGGTGCCGAAATTGGAAACACTTTACCTGGATTATAATCGCATCGACGAGCTGTCGCCGATGGTGTTCCACACGAACCACGAGCTGCAGCACGTGACCCTTTCGCACAACCGGCTGGCGGTGCTGCGGACGAACACGTTCGCCGGGCTGGCCCGGCTCCACTCGGTCGATCTGTCGTACAATCGGCTCGCTGCCATCGAGGAATCGGTCTTCCACGGCTCGCCGGTTGAGTATTTGAATCTGAACGGCAATCGGTTGCGGACGCTCGACGAGTGGAGCTTTTCCGGCACGCGCTTGCTGTACCTGTACGTGGACTCGAACGCGATTGATGCGGTACAAGTGGGTGGAACAGGAGGGCGACGAGAAGAAGGTGTGCTGGAAGGATTGGTAGAACTTTCGGTCGCCAGCAATCGACTCGACCGGTGGCAGGAGCTATGTGCGAGAAACTTTTCCCGCCTGTCAGCCCTGAACTTGGCGAACAACTCGCTTCCCTCGCTGGAGCAGGCAAGTGGCTGCCTGGGAGAACGGACCAACTTGGATCCTCTTACGGTTAATGTTGGCTTGAATAAGGTTTCGCTGATTCCGGAGTTTGCTGGACCCGTTCGGTCATTGGATCTTAGCGGGAATAGTGTGGAAGATCTGGAAGGTGGACATCGGTTCGAGAGATATCAACAAACAGAGGTGCTTCTGCTGCGAAACACATCATTAAGAGCGCTCAATTCGGGAAACTTTGCATTTCTACCCCATCTTACGGAGTTAGCCGTTAGCTCCAAATTTTTAGAGACCATTGAGGAGGATACACTACTTGGGCTTAAGCTTCAGAGGCTAGAACTAACTGATTCTCCGTTAAAAACACTTCCAAGCCATCTTCTTAAAGCCCAGCGGAATCTTTCCTATCTTTCTCTCGCCAACAACGAGCTCACAGTGCTATTCTCCACCTTCTTCACCGATTGTGTCCGCCTGGAAGTGATGGATCTTTCCGGGAACGCTCTATCCACTGCAGACAAAGCTTGGTTCGAGCCCCTGGAACACCTTAAGTCAATCAATCTCGAAGCAAATCGAATTACCCAACTACCGGCCGATCTTCTCTCCCCGGACACACATGCGCTCGAGCTGCTTTCCTTCGCCGGAAATGCGCTGCACACCGTCTCCGATGCAGCGTTCCTTGCGGACGTCCCAATTAAGGCGCTTAACCTTTCCAACAATCGGCTGGAAGAGGTGACGCTTCTTGCCCGCAACGAGTTCATCACCCAGCTGGACGTGTCGGGTAATCGGTTGAAGCGGTTGCTGTTACGACCCAACTATCGCACGCTGGTAGCAAACGCGAACCAAATCAGCAGCCTCGAGTGGGACCGCCACTATCACGCCAAGTCCTGCCAGCTGGAGCTGCTCTATCTGGCGGACAATCTTCTGGAGCAGCTCGATCAACGTGTCTTCCAGCTGGCAACGATGGTCGCGCTGGATGTGTCCGAGAACCGGCTCGATGCGTTCCCGTTCGACCAGCTGCATCGGCTGAAACGGTTGACGGTATTGAACGTCTCTCGCAACAACATACGCACCCTGCCGGTGATGGCCGCTGGGGAAAGGTTTAAGCTCGACTGGTTGGATTTGTCCGAGAATCCGCTCGAGCAGGCGGAGCTGGAACACTTCCTTGGGTCGTGCGTTGTGAACGATCTAGTGGTGAATGTTGCCTAG